From the Chloroherpetonaceae bacterium genome, the window ATTCTAATTGCACCAATGTGGGATTGAAATGACGGCACTGAAGACAAGCGCTCGACGCGACCGAAGGAATTCTAATTGCACCAATGTGGGATTGAAATGCTACATGGCTATCAGTGGTCGCTGTAAGAAACACAGATTCTAATTGCACCAATGTGGGATTGAAATGTTTTCGTCATCGTGTGATGTGTTGTTAGGATGTAGATTCTAATTGCACCAATGTGGGATTGAAATTCTTCACCGTCTTCACTGACGTCGCCAGCGTCGCCAATTCTAATTGCACCAATGTGGGATTGAAATGCGGCACCGTCAAAACCGTATCCCCCATCTCCTGATGCTTTTGACGACTTATTATTTTAACTTGGGCTTAATCGCTACTTTTAACAGTTCAACAAAAAAGGATACAGATCACAATGAAGAAGATACACCTAGACAACCATTTCGGCTATCTTATGCACATGCTTTGCAATTTGCCACGTGTTTTTTCCTGATTCGGAACACCTTTGGCGACCTTGCCTTGCCACTACAGCAGTTTCAGGAGCGAGCAAATGCTCGGGTCGCAACCCAAGTCGCTCTACTTGCTGCTTCGCAGATGAAATCCAGAGCGAGAGTGCAGGGTCTTCTGCTTTGCACTCTCGGGCTTTGCACTTGCACCTGCCTGCAAAGTAGCGCACCTGACATTTTCTCTCATTCTGCACGCTTTGTTACCCTGTTGCGAGTAACCTGTTTCAGCTCCTGCTGCTCTGCTTCCCCCTTTTGGTGAAAATGAGCAAGACTCAGCCAGACTAACCACAGGCAGGTCAAGCAAAGAAGGCAGCGGGTAAGAGTAAGCGTAGTCTTGCCCACCCTGAGTGTCTTCATAACGGCTACCCCGCCGCAATGCAACGACTGGATGCGTTTGCTTCCCAAGCTGCACTTGCCTACTTCAATGTCCGATGCACGCAACGCAGGTAGCGAACTCAGCAAACTTTGCTCTTCTGCAATAAAGTGACTGCCGACTGTGATGTAGAGACATGCAACTTTCCTACTTTGCAGCGTGCTATTTCTGCAAACCACATTTTTTAAAAATGTCCTTTCCTCTCACGCTTCAGCATTCTATTCTTGTAGTGATGAATCGTACCATACACACATGTTTTTCTTCAACAAGCTAAAATTGCAATGCTATGAGACGCTTCATCTTGTTGTGCTGTCTCTTCCACTTCCTGCTGCAAGCTGTGCTGTCTGCGCAGCCCGTTGTGTTTAAGCACACGGTTACATCGCAAAACCTCACGGCTAACTACACTACGCTCTCTCACCCCGCTACTGACCAACGCCCTAATGCGCTGCTTTTTGTCACCACAGACTATGGCAGAGGACAGTATCCCGCTGCTCCCATTGGTGTGTGGTATAACAGTGGCAAGTGGACTATCTTCAATCAAGACAGAAGTCCAATGACTCGTGGTGCGCAGTTCAACGTGCTTGTCCTCGAGCCGAGTGAGCGTGCCTTTGTGCATCAAGCCACTGCGAAGAACACCTCTGGGCATATTACTTACTTGGATCACCCACTCCTCAATGGGAATCCCAAAGCCCGCCTCCTCGTAACCCAAAACTGGCAAGGGGTCTATAACAATAGCCCAATCGGTGTCTACTACACGGGTCAGCAATGGGCAATCTTTAATCAAGACCTTCGCTCTATGCCCACAGGGGCACTGTTCAATGTGTTTGTTTCAGACGAACTTCTCGAAATCGAAGCCAGAGCACCTCTTGACAACTGGTGTGCCGCTCGTCATCCTTCACTCGATAACCAATCGAATTTGCTGCTGTTTGTTACCCAATACTGGACATCAGTCTACAACCCAAGCGAAGTTGGGGTGTGGTATGACGATGATGAGTGGCGCATTTTTAACCAAAGCCAAGCACCGATGCCGAAGGGCGCACGGTTTTTCGTCTATGCGACCTCGCCTTCGCCCGTTACGGCTGTGCCGCCCTCTTTACCGCTCGGTCCACAAGACCCCAGAGAGCGACTGAAAGACCCTATGCGCGACCCTGACCCGCGTCAGCGTCCACAACCCCAGCCGCAGCCTACTCTTCCGCGCTCCCCATTCCCTCGTTTAACTCCGAGCGACATTAAGCGCAATGAACCTACGACGGCGCAGCTACGAGAGTCGCTAGAGCGTCAGCTTCGTGGATGGGTTGATTTGCATACGCATCCAATGAGTCACTTGGGCTTTGGTCGAAAAGCGATGCATGGTGCGCCAGATGTTGGAATTTATGTTCCACCAGGTATGGCAAGTTGCGACTGGCACGGCAATGCGACATCGCCTGCTCAAGCGCTCGCTAACTGCAACCCTACACACGGCGGATGGGGTCGTTTCGATAATCTTTGCGGCAATTACTTCCGCGCAGGTGTTATCAGCGGGGCTCTCGATAAAGACTTCATTCACAATACACGTAATGAGCTCCATCCTGACCATCACCATGACGGTTATCCTAACTTTCCTTACTGGCCACACCATAGCTCCAAGCTACACCAGCAAATGTGGTGGGAGTGGATAAAGCGCGCCTATGATGGTGGCTTGCGGGTCATGGTCGCACTGACTGTCAACAGTGAGCTTTTAGCTGCTTTACTCGATGGTGACCGACCCTATGACGATGAATCTGTTGCGGTGCGGCAAATTGCAGAGACAAAGAAGTTTGTCGAGCAGCACAGTGACTTTATGGAAATCGCTTACTCCGCTGAGCAGCTGCGAGACATAGTAAGAAGGGGCAAATTAGCGGTGGTCTTAGGTATGGAGATGGATAGATGGTCTCTTAGCTACGCCATAGATAGACCGCCAGCTGCGAACGTGGTTGTCAGCGTAGGCGGTAGCAGTCAACCACCTACCAAGTACATTCCTGCTCCTGTTCAGAAGCAGTGGAGGCATGAGTATAGGCCTGACCTTAGAGCATATGTACGAAATCTTGTTCAACGCTGGTACAATATGGGCATACGTTATGTCTTCCCTGTCCATTTAGTCGATAATGAGTTTAGCGGTGCAGCGGTCTATGATGTTCTGTTTAGCTTCGCTAATTGCTATACCAATGGTTATCACTTTCTTCTCGAGTCAAGTTCCGATCGAAATCTTGGCTATGATATGCGACGTCAAATTAGTGGTTTCCGCGACGCAATAGGAAGGCTAAGAGACGCTCCAGGCAGGCCTAGATTTGTAGACGGCCTCTTAAACACCTCTGCTGAGCTGGAACGCAAAGCCGAACACTTCAGCACTGGTAGGCATGTCAATACACTTGGGCTCACTTACTTAGGAGAAATTGCGCTCCAAGAGATGATGAGCTTAGGCATGCTGATTGATATTGACCATATGTCTGAGAAAGCTCAGCGGCGTGCAGTGGAAATTGCGGAAAGCATCCCGGGTGGCGGATATCCCCTCTTTATGGGACACAATGGTATCCGCTCCATCGGTGGCAATGAGCGCAATGCACCACGTGAACTTGTTGAGCGGATTAGTCGGCTTGGCGGTATGCTTGGTGTGGGGACCGCCCATGCTACACCAGAGCAATTTGTGCGTAACTTCCAGTCTGCTTGGGAAGCAATGGGCGGACGTGCTGTAGCGGTTGGCACTGATGTCAATGGGTTCGAGCTGTTACCCCATCATAGACGCCCCAATACGAGTAGTGAAAGTGATCGCTTTTACAGAGACTTTTTCAGCTTTCCATACTTTGAGGGTCGCATCACGGACAAGAGTGGCATTCAAGGTAGCTCACGCAAGTGGGATTACATCACAGAAGGAGGGGTCTCCCATTACGGGCTGATGCCAGAATTTTTCTACGACGTTAGTCTTCAATCAGGAGGCAGGGAAGTGGTCGATAATCTCTGGCAAGCGGCTGAATATTTTGCCCAAGCGTGGGAAAAGTGTGAGCGTGTCAAAAGTAGCGTAGCCAGTGCCTCTATTCCGCCAAGCCGTGATGTAGCCGTTGCAACTTACGCTCCAGTCATCACTCACCCCTTATGCCCACGGCATACTGGTGGAGACCGTGAATTTGCCGGTCGTGGTCCTCGTGCGAGCGGCTCTATTGAGCTTCGAATCAGTCCTGATAAGACGCAGCTGCAGGCTGTTGTGACGCTCCAAGTTCAAGAGTGGGATGAGCCCAGTGGGCGCCCTGGAGATACGCGTGGCGAGGGGAGCTGGATTATAGAATTGGCTTCTGCACCTCCAGGTATGTACTTTGACTACATTACCGTGCCATACACCACCACTATGCGGTTCGATAGAGTCCTTCGTGGGGGCGGTCGCACCGAATTTTTGGGCGCAGGCGAGCCCGACGGTGAGGAGCATAGTCTTGACTTTCGCGATGGCTTCGTTGAAAGGATTAAAATCATTGGTGACACAGGCGGGGAGGATGTATCGCATGATGACGATTGCAGCAACGATACCCGCATCACTGAGATTCGGTTTAGACCGATTTCAGTTCGCTTGATTCCTATTGGAGTATCCTACAGCAGCGGACGCCGCTAAGCTTTCTTGGGCTTGTCACTTTGCTGCCCAGTAACCTCTTCTGTGTTGCTGGGCAGTTTTTCTTCGAGCAGACCGTCTCAAAAGAACAAGACTCTGCTAGGGCTATCGTATCTCGTCATGCTGATTGACATCGTAGAATTGCGGGGTATCACTGAAACCAATGTGGACGTCAACGCCTGTGGGAGCCTTCAGGGAGCCGCATTGAAGACACTGTGTAACTCCATTTCATTGTGCATCCGCTAGGACTCGAACCTAGGACCCGCTGATTAAGAGTCAGCTGCTCTACCAACTGAGCTACGGATGCAACTTGCTACACTAGCCTGCACCAGTGTTGCTTAGCCCTACTTAGCCGTGTCACTCTTTCCTGCCGCCGATTCGCTTCCCTTTTCCTTCGGGAGCGAGCTGGTCGAGGGCAGTGTCGGTAAGGTAGGCATCGTCTTTGGAGCCGCTTTCTGAATAACACTCTCCTCTGGCTCTTTCTCCTTGCTTGCACGCGTGGTAAACTCTGCAATTACGCAGAGAATCATAAAAGTCGCTGCAAGATAGGTTGTGGTGCGGCTTAAAATATCTGCGGTGCGCCGCACCCCCAAAACCTGCTGCGCTCCCATTCCAATCCCAAATGCCCCAGCTAACCCTGACCCTCTGCTACTTTGCATCAATACGACCAAAATAAGCAGGATAGATACCAAAATCGTTAGAATCACAACAATTGTGTGCAGCATATCTTGATTTTTAGACTTAGGATTTGCAATTTAGCAATCTCAGCGAATTTTGTCAAACCAACTTTTAGCTATGTCAGAGCTTGGCAAAGTTTTGATCCTTCTTGGTGCATTTTTGCTGCTTTTGGGCGTGCTTTTTTACTTTGTCCCGAAAGTTCCTCTTTTCGAGTGGCTCGGTCGCCTGCCCTTAGACTTCAAGATTGAGCGCGAAAACTTCACCTTTTACTTTCCACTGGGTACCTCCATTCTGCTTTCCATTTTGCTTTCCGCCTTGCTTTACCTTGCTCGAAAGATTTTCTCATAGAGGTAGCTTACACGTCTCCCTTGCCACACAGTTTTCCAGCCTGACTTTTTTGCCTTCACGAAAATGTGCAACTTTGCGCTATGCCGTCCATAAGGCTTCATATTGCAGGCATTGTATGGCTCTTTCTTGCTGTAGCCGCTGGTCATAGCTTTGCACAAGTTAGTGGCGCTGCAGCGCCTTTTTCCCGAATGGGCTTTTCCGCACGTGGCACAGGGTTAGGCAACGCCGGCACGGCTATCGCCACTAGCGGTGAACTCCACCCTTACTACAACCCTGCATTGGTTGGCTTCACCGAATACTACGACGCATCAGTAACCTACACTTTTCTTTCACTTGACCGCACGCTGAACTTTGTGTCCTTTCTTGGCAAAATTGGTCCCACAGCTGGCATCGGCGCCGCATGGATTAACGCTGGCATTGGCAACATTG encodes:
- the secG gene encoding preprotein translocase subunit SecG, translated to MLHTIVVILTILVSILLILVVLMQSSRGSGLAGAFGIGMGAQQVLGVRRTADILSRTTTYLAATFMILCVIAEFTTRASKEKEPEESVIQKAAPKTMPTLPTLPSTSSLPKEKGSESAAGKSDTAK
- a CDS encoding DUF2905 domain-containing protein, which translates into the protein MSELGKVLILLGAFLLLLGVLFYFVPKVPLFEWLGRLPLDFKIERENFTFYFPLGTSILLSILLSALLYLARKIFS
- a CDS encoding dipeptidase, with product MRRFILLCCLFHFLLQAVLSAQPVVFKHTVTSQNLTANYTTLSHPATDQRPNALLFVTTDYGRGQYPAAPIGVWYNSGKWTIFNQDRSPMTRGAQFNVLVLEPSERAFVHQATAKNTSGHITYLDHPLLNGNPKARLLVTQNWQGVYNNSPIGVYYTGQQWAIFNQDLRSMPTGALFNVFVSDELLEIEARAPLDNWCAARHPSLDNQSNLLLFVTQYWTSVYNPSEVGVWYDDDEWRIFNQSQAPMPKGARFFVYATSPSPVTAVPPSLPLGPQDPRERLKDPMRDPDPRQRPQPQPQPTLPRSPFPRLTPSDIKRNEPTTAQLRESLERQLRGWVDLHTHPMSHLGFGRKAMHGAPDVGIYVPPGMASCDWHGNATSPAQALANCNPTHGGWGRFDNLCGNYFRAGVISGALDKDFIHNTRNELHPDHHHDGYPNFPYWPHHSSKLHQQMWWEWIKRAYDGGLRVMVALTVNSELLAALLDGDRPYDDESVAVRQIAETKKFVEQHSDFMEIAYSAEQLRDIVRRGKLAVVLGMEMDRWSLSYAIDRPPAANVVVSVGGSSQPPTKYIPAPVQKQWRHEYRPDLRAYVRNLVQRWYNMGIRYVFPVHLVDNEFSGAAVYDVLFSFANCYTNGYHFLLESSSDRNLGYDMRRQISGFRDAIGRLRDAPGRPRFVDGLLNTSAELERKAEHFSTGRHVNTLGLTYLGEIALQEMMSLGMLIDIDHMSEKAQRRAVEIAESIPGGGYPLFMGHNGIRSIGGNERNAPRELVERISRLGGMLGVGTAHATPEQFVRNFQSAWEAMGGRAVAVGTDVNGFELLPHHRRPNTSSESDRFYRDFFSFPYFEGRITDKSGIQGSSRKWDYITEGGVSHYGLMPEFFYDVSLQSGGREVVDNLWQAAEYFAQAWEKCERVKSSVASASIPPSRDVAVATYAPVITHPLCPRHTGGDREFAGRGPRASGSIELRISPDKTQLQAVVTLQVQEWDEPSGRPGDTRGEGSWIIELASAPPGMYFDYITVPYTTTMRFDRVLRGGGRTEFLGAGEPDGEEHSLDFRDGFVERIKIIGDTGGEDVSHDDDCSNDTRITEIRFRPISVRLIPIGVSYSSGRR